The sequence CTTTAATGGAACAGCGGACGCAGTAAAAAACCGCAGACATAGTCTTTCGTTTAAAGGCAACTTCCCATCCCTTAACACTTTACGCTTTTTACCTACTCTGTTTTGTTTAATTAATTATATAACAAAAGGTCATTTCTGTAAATTAAAATCGTGATTTTTAATAAAAAAATATAAATTGTAGCTCCCTGAAATTATACTTAAAGCTATACATATTCCTCCAACAACGGTATAGTATTTTGTATATCTTGTTAGATTTGACATCAGAATAAGAATTATCCCAAGAAAGAAAAATCTTAATATATTATGTTTAGAAAAAAATTGTTCTTTCATATTTACCCTTTTGGATAACTTCTCTTTTCTCTTGTTCACTATGATTTCTTCTATTTCCTCTTTTTTAGGTAATTTGCCTATTTTTTTAATAATTTCAATGATTTCGTCAAAATCAACTAACTTTATATGAATATATCCTTTTTCCTTTAATTCTTCGGTAAAATATGAATTTGTAACTATTAATCCTCTACTGGCCTCGGTTTTTTTTAGTTCCTCCATAAAACCGTTTATATCTTTTAATCCTATCCTATCGTCCTGGCTTTTTTTAAAACATGAAACTCCCCATATTTCATTATCAACAGTAAATAAATAGTCCAAATGGTTACTATATTCAAAAAAAGTTGTATTATAATATTCTTCTAAAATATCTTTTATATATTCCTTAAATTCATTGCTGCTTAAATTATTTATATCTTTCAATATCTTCTTTTTAACCAGTTCCTCATTTATTTGAGCAATCTTTTTTTTCATTTTCTTGTTTTTGAAATTATAAATTAACAACGAAAACAATATAGTTATTTGGACTGAAACAACAATGCTGAAAATAAAATACCCCGTTTCTGCATATAAAATGATTATCGTTCCTATGAATATAATGATTCTTAAAAAGAAACCATCCAAAAAATCTGCTTCTGTACTTTTTCCTTTTTTTATTTTGCCTATATAATAATTATTTATATATCTCTTTCTTTTCAAATCTTCTATATATTTTTTTAGTATATCTTTTTTATCGAAATCCAATTAATCTCCCGCCCTCTCATTTTTTATTTCATATATCAGTATTATTGACAAAATTGCAATAAATAATATCCCAATTCTTCTGAAAATATCTATAAAAAATGATTCGGGAAACATTCTAATCAATAAATCTGTCTTAGGATCCAAAAGCCAATAATCATTATCAAAGAGTATTAAATGAAAATAAGTAAAATACCTATTAAAATCATAAATGGATAATATTATCAACAATAATAGAAGTATAATGGAAAAAGCCGAAGACACCTTAACCGTATTTCTTAATAGCTTCTTGTCTTTTTTATGTAAAAAATATCTTGTCCATAATAATATAAACAAAGATAGCCCTTCTAAAAAAATTCCCCTTTGAAATAAAACCCTCACATCTTTAAGATGTGTAATATCATTATTGCTGTACTTTTCAGAATATTTCAATTCTTTTGTAACCCCAGCCAAATACTTCATCAGAGCAACAGTTGTCTTTTCCAATTCTTCCATATTCATATGGGTTTCCTGAGAAATATTATATTTTTCATATTCTTTAAGAAAATATTTAATATTAAAAACATTTATCTGGAAACTAAATAGAAGTATGAATAAAGGCATAAAAATAAATAGTAATGCTGAACAAATTCTTTTTTTCATAAAAGTTTCCCTCCTATATCCAATATTTAAAAAAGATACTGAATAAAAGTAAAGGCCCTATTAGGGCCCTTTATGACATTGCTTTTTCTAATTTGTCTATATACTTTATGGGAAACATCTTTAACAGTTCTTTATACTGTTCCACACTTAATCCTTTTACTGTAGTATAAATATGAATTTTATCGTCTACAGATGCGTTTTTAAATTTTTCTTTTATCTCTTCAAAATTTACATTCTCTGCCATAAATACTCTCCTTTTCTTAGTGCTCTATTAATAGTATTATTAGATTTTAAAATTATATTTATTCAATAAGGAATTACTTTTCATCTTATTCATATTATTCATAAAAAGTTAAATGGTAACATAAATTTTTATATATTATTCAACTTCTAAATCATCAGGTATTTCCCAATTGTAATAAACTTCCTGCACATCATCGTTATCTTCAAGGGATTCTATCATTTTTACCATGTTTTTAATATCTTTTTCTTCGGATAATTTTATTGTATTCTGAGGAATATAAGATATCTCTGCCGTAACAAAATCATATCCATCTTCTTTCAATTTATCTCTTATAATATTAAAATCTTCAGGATTAGTCAATATTTCGAATTCCTCATCATTGCTTGAAAAATCTACTGCACCCATATCAATGGCTTTAAGCATCAATTCCTCTTCATCAATATTGTCTTCCCTTTTTATAACAACAAGTCCCCTTTTATCGAACATAAAAGAAACACATCCCGACTGCCCTAAATTTCCTCCGAATTTGTCAAAAGAATGTCTTACATCCGATGCTGTTCTGTTTCTATTATCAGTAAGGCAAGAAACTAATACTGCTATTCCTGCAGGACCATATCCTTCATAATTTATTGTTTCAAATAAATTTTCATTTTGATCTCCAGCAGCCTTTTTTATTGATCTATCTATATTATCATTAGGCATATTTTCAATTTTAGCCTTTTCAATAGCAGCTTTTAACAATGGGTTATATTCCGGTTCGGAGCCGCCTTCCTTTACTGCCACAGTTATAGCTCGAGCTAATTTTGTGAATACTTTTCCCTTCCTTGCGTCCTCCTTACCTTTCCTGTGCTTAATATTTGACCATTTAGAATGACCTGACATACTATTTCTACCTCCTTTAAATATACCCATTACTATTCTGCCACATAAAATAATATATTGCAATATATTTTAATATTACTTATTGTCTAAAGTAAAAACTTCGGGATTCTTTCTTTTATGTTCGCTTTTTTTATTCATCTCATCAATTCTGTTCTTGAAATTTTCGGGAGCTTTTCCGTACAATATATAATCGTCTAAAATATCATAGCTGAATCCCATTTCCTTTTCATCAGTTTGATTTTCCCAAAGACCCGCTGTAGGAGGCTTAGTAATTATCACTTCCGGAACTTCCAAAAATCTTGCCATTTCTCTGACTTCTCTTTTTACAAAAGAACCTATCGGAGCTATGTCAACTCCTCCATCTCCATATTTTGTAAAATACCCTACTGTCGCTTCACTTTTATTTCCTGACCCTGCTACAAGATAATTATTTAATTGAGCAAAATAGTACAGGGTTATCATTCTCAATCTGGGCTTTACATTGGCCTGTGCCAAATTATTGTCTGTTTTCGAATCCATTTTTGAAATAAATTCATCATATACACTACTTAAATCAACTGTCTTAACATTGATATTAAGTTTCTTGGCAATTAAATGTGCATACTTCTCATCTTCTTTATTGCTATGGCAGGGCATTATAAGTCCTAAAGTGTTTTCAGGAAATGCTCTCTTGGAAAGAGCCGCTACTACAGAAGAATCCACTCCTCCACTTAAACCAAAAATTAACCCTTTTTTATTAGCCTGCTCTACCTTACTTCTTAACCATTTTACTACTTCATCACATACCTGCTCTACATTTTTCATCATAATCCCTCCCAGTTAAATATATTCCTAAATAATATTTCTATTATATCAAATACAATTTATTGAGTAAAGAATTTTATAATTTTCATTGGCTCATTTTCTGGCCTATCTTAATTTCACATGTGTAATATTATCTATCATTTGTTCAATTATATACACCTATGTACATCATTTTCAATATCTTCATAAAAATTTAGATACCAGCAGGATGAAAAAAGAGTTAAAATAATCAGGGAGGTGTTTTTTGATGGATTTAAATAAAAAAGTCGACGAACTTAAAGACAGCCTTATTAAGTCTGTAGAAAAAGTTGTCAAAATTAAGAGTGTTCAAGAAGAGCCAAAAGATGGAATGCCTTTTGGTGAAGGTCCGAGAAAGGTACTTGATTGCGCACTAGATATTTCAAAAGAGCTTGGATTCAAAACAGTAAACATGGACGGCTATATAGGATATGCAGAATATGGCCATGGTGACGACTATGTTGCTGTACTGGGACATCTTGATGTCGTTCCGGAAGGAGACGGATGGAAATATCCACCTTACGCCGCCGAAATACATGAAGGAAAAATATACGGAAGGGGAACTCTGGATGACAAGGGACCTATAATGGCGGCACTTTACGGGCTCAAGGCAATAAAGGACCTTAATATGCCCCTTTCAAAAAGAGTAAGGGTGATATTCGGCACAAACGAGGAAACCGGAAGCAAAGAAGTCGAGTATTATATGAAGAAGGAAAAAGCCCCTGTTTCTGGCTTTACTCCTGATGCCGAATACCCGATAATATATGCAGAAAAAGGCATAACAATATTTGATGTTGTAAAAGATTTAAAGGAAGGATGCCAAAAGGGTTATAACATAAAATCAATTAAAGGCGGTACAGCACCTAATGCGGTTCCTGCTTATTGCGAATGTATCATGGACGGAGACAGCGCTGAGGAGCTTAAAAAACTTGCGGTTGATTTCTCAAATAAGACAGGATTTGACATAAAAGCAGAAATTAGCGGAAAAGATATTGTTGTAAAATCTTACGGTTTTGCAGCTCATGGCAGTTCTCCGGAACGCGGAAAGAATGCGGTAATGCGTATGTTCGCTTTTCTTGCTACTCTTCCTCTTGGCAATTGCGAACTAAAGGATTATATTGATTTCTTCAATAAATATGTAGGGGAAGAAACAGACGGAAAATCATTTGGCGTTTATCTTGAAGACAAGGAGTCGGGCAAGCTTACGTTTAACGTAGGATGCGTTGAAATGAAGGGTAACAGGATAAAGCTCTCTCTTAATGTAAGGTATCCTGTAACGCACAAGGTTGAAGATCTAATAAATCCTTTTAATAAAAAACTTGAAGGTACCGGAATAAATATTGAGAACATGACACATCAAAAACCTCTTTATTTTCCTGCAAGCCATCCGCTTATCAAGGTATTGCAGAAGGTATATGAAGAGCAAACCGGGAAAAAGGCTGACCTTCTTGCAATAGGCGGAGGAACATACGCTAAAGAGATGCCAAATATAGTTGCATTCGGTCCGATATTCCCAGGCAAACCGGATCTTGACCATCAGGCTAATGAATATATTGAAATAGACGACCTTGTCGCTAATGCTAAAATATATGCCCATGCAATTTACGAACTTGCAAAGTAATGCAAATCTATACTTCAAAATCCCATGCTTTTATAGCATGGGATTTTTTATCAATTGGATATTTAATCTTCATGAATAACTAAATTCTTTTAGGAAAAAGTATATAGTGATTAATATTAATTATATAGGTGGCATAATAATGTGAAAAAAGTAAACTTAAAAATTCTCCTTATAGGTCTTATCTCTGGATTTTTAAACGGTTTATTCGGCTCAGGAGGAGGAACCATAGTAGTTCCTGCTTTAGTTTTTCTTCTCGGAGTTGATGACTATAAAGCTCATGCTACCGCAATATCCGTAATACTTCCCTTAAGTATAGTAAGTACCATAATTTATTATACACATAAATCCATCCATTTAAATATAGCATTATTTGTAGCTTTCGGTGGAGTTATAGGCAGTTTTATAGGGTCCAAATTATTAAATAAGATACCAATTAACATATTAAGAAAAATATTCGGTTCTTTAATAATATTTGCAGCTATAAGGATGATGATAAAATGAAATTATTTATTATAGGGTTGTTTTCGGGAATAATCAGCGGTATGGGGATAGGCGGCGGAGTAATACTTATCCCTTCTTTATTAATTTTTACCGAGTTGACTCAGCAGGAAGCTCAAGGAATAAATTTAATAGTGTTTATACCCGTTGCTATCGTGGCCTTGATCACTCATTTAAAAAATAAAAACATAAAATATAAATTATCATTAAAAATAATAGGCTACGGTCTTATAGGAGCGGTTTTGGGCTCCTTTATTGCAGGTAAAATCAATTCTAAAGCCTTAAGCAAATACTTCTCCATATTCTTATTGATAATAGGGATTTACGAACTTTTTTCAAAAACAAAAAAGCAATAATATTAATTGCTTTTTTGTAAACCGTATGAAAGCTCCATTTCCATTAGTGTAAACTTCGTAATACACAATCGTTGTAAACCAGTTTAAATCCCAATTTTTCTCCTTTTTCCACTGTAGATTGCCTATATGAACCCGGTTGAAACCACAGGTTTTCTATTCCCATATCTTTTAGATCCTCCAACATCCCCTCTGTAATCTGGGGAGAAACTACAAAATCCACCACATCAGGCTTTACGGGCAAATCCTTTACGGTCTTATATATCTTCTTTCCATCGACTTTATCAACATTGGGATTTATTCCATAGACATCGTAGCCTTTTTCTTCTAATTTTTTAAATATTTTGTATCCAAATTTTTCTTTATTGGAACTTGCACCTATTACCGCCCATATTTTTTTATTAAGCATTTCATCTTTATGCATATTTGGATATTCCATCATTTCACCGCCTTTAATCCATTATATTCACTTTATTTATACCCTTGGTATCTGATTTTTATCATGCTAATCGATTTTTTTACAGTCCTTTAAGGACAGATATTTCTCTCCCAACTCTTCAATTTCCACCCTTCCGTTACATAAATCAATAACAGATGATATAAAAGAACTCTTTTCAAAAAAACTTACAAATACTTCTATATTAACGGCTTCATTAAATATTACATTTGAAATTATTATTCCCCTGCTTAAAAAAAAATTTTCAACCTTGCCATATATGCTATAATCTATTTTTATTATTAATTTTCGATGAAGTACTTTTTCAACGATTATTCCCGATTCGATAGCAATTTTAGCACTTTTTGTATATGCTCTTATAAGTCCTCCGGCTCCAAGTTTTATTCCTCCGAAATATCTTGTCACTACTACTGCCACGTTTCTTAAATCTTCCTTCTTTATTACCTCTAAAATCGGTATTCCTGCAGTACCCTGAGGTTCTCCGTCATCGCTGTATCTTTGTATATTATTATTTTCCCCAAATACATAACCATATACATTATGAGTAGCGTCCTTATAGATACTTTTTATCTCGTTTAAAAAATCAAGAGCATCTTCTTCGGAAGAAATCGGCAAAACATGTCCGATAAATCTGGATTTATTTATTGTAATTTCATCTTTTCCTTTTTTATGTATAGTTTTATATCGTTCTTCCATTTTCTCATCATCTCCGAAAACAATGTTATCAAAGAACAAAAGGAAAAGCCAATAAAATATTTTAAACAGAAATTATTTATTGATTTTTCCTTTTTAATAAATTTTCATATCCATGTCTATTCTAAACAAGCATCTCTTCTTTTTCTATATCGCCTATTGGGAATTCTTTTAATTTCAGATATTTTTTATAAGACAGTCTAACCAAAGATTTATCCTGACTATAGGTAATTTTTTCAACGGCTTCATCTATGTCAAAGAATCCACCTCCCGTAAATCCCTCTTCTTTATTAATCATAAATTTCTCATCATTACACTCCATAATATACCATATTATCACATTAAACACCGGCTGCTGCCTTGAATAAGAAAAAAATTCGTAATTGGTTTCCCCTGCAGTGGAAATAATCTCGGCATCAACGATACCGCTTTCACATTTCACACGTTCCAATGCAGTTTCCGTAGGAAGAAAACCATTACGAATTTTACCTTTTGGAAGTACCCATTCATCTTTGTCATTCTTGAGGATAAATACCTTATGTCCATGAAAAACCACTCCTCCTGCACAGTTTCTCACTATCATAATAAAACACCTCCACTTTTTTTATTCCTTCTTTATTATTATTAATACCCAATAATAATCCAAATATCAATAATAATTATGAATTAATATTTTAAATAAATAGAATGAATAATTCATTCTATTTATTTAAAACAGAATATATTCCTTATACCTTTCAAAATCTATTGAATTTAGGGATACATTTAAGTAAACTCCATCTTCTTCGTATTTCAAATTTTCAGTATTGTAGTTTTCACATATATTGGATAATAGATTTTGTTTGTCATAAGGAATTTTCAAAGCAACATAAAAAAACTTTTGCGGAATCATCTTCTCTATAGTGTCCATAAGAATACCTAAATTTATTTTCTTTTCTGCAGAGATAAATACTTTTTCCTTAACAATATTCTGATCGTAATAAGTATTATATATATCGACCTTATCTATCTTGTTCAATACGGTTATTATAGGTTTATCAATTACTCCCATCTCTTTAAGTATATTATAAGTGGTTTTTATCTGAATGTCTACATCCCTATTCGAAACATCTACAACATGAAGAAGTAAATCCGCATATTTTATTTCTTCAAGGGTCCCCTTAAACGCTTCGACCAATTTCACCGGAAGTTTATTTATAAACCCAACAGTGTCCGTTATAAGAAAATATTGACCTTTGGGCAATTTAGCTCTTCTATATGAAACATCCAAAGTGGCAAACAACATATCATAAGCAAATACATCTTTAACTGAACTTTCACCGCTTATCTCCAATATTTTATTAAGTAAAGTAGATTTTCCCGCATTTGTATATCCCACCAAAGCTACTATAGGAAGATTAGAAGCAAGTCTCTTTTTCCTTTTTACTTCTCTTATTTTCTCAATACTCTTCAATTGCTTTTCAATATTTGTAATTTCCCTTAAAACATGCCTTCTATCAGTTTCAAGTTTTTGTTCTCCAGGGCCTCTTGTCCCGATTCCTCCGCCTTCTCTGGAAAGATAATCTCTCATTCCTATAAGTCTCGGCAGCATATATTGGAGTTGGGCAAGTTTAACTTGAAGTTTCCCCTCTTTAGTTGCAGCCCTTCTGGCAAATATATCCAATATTAAATTTGTTCTATCAATGACTTTTCTCTCAATGGCATCTTCCAAATTCTTTATTTGAGCACCGGAAAGTTCATCATTGAAAGCCACAGTATCTATTTTTAAATCCTCACAATAATTTCTGATTTCTTCTACTTTTCCTCTTCCAACAAAAAAAGCCGAATCAATGTGATCCTTTTTTTGAATAACTCTTAAAACTACTTCTCCTCCTGCTTCTTCAACTAATTCTTGTAATTCATCCATAGAGTTATTAATGCCAATTTCTTCCTTGTCAAAATATATACCTGCAATAAGTACTCTTTCCTTCTCGTAAATATTTTCTATATCCAAAATTATCACCTTCATTCTTCAAAAAGTATTCTTACTAATTATATCATGTTTTTTAATAGTTATCTAATCAACTATTTCTATTGCATCTTCCTCTTTTGGTAATTCTATATATTGTTCCGGTACGTCTCCTACTATTATGGTTTCCGCTATAGGAATGTTTGTCGTGATTTCAATGTCATCGGAAATTAGCGGTACTATCATACGTATACTGGTATTTATAACCAAATAAATTCTATGTCTCGTTTGGTTTATCCCGGATTGCTTAAATTCCGTGGCAAAATCCACGGAAACAGCACCCTGAGGTACAATTGTTAGCTTAATGCTGGGAAGCCTCAAAATTTGAGTATCAAAAACATTTTTTAATGGTACCTCTATCTTTGAAGCAGATATATCGGTAAGTTCTTTTTGTACTTCCAGAGCCACTTCGGCTGCAATATTATTCATCAATATGGTATTTGCCTGCATTAATGCAACTTTTCCGTCTGTACCATACCTTACAAATATTAGGTCGTTATAATTAATGTCCTTGCCTATTTTTTTCTTAACGGATTTATTTATAGTTTCGGTAGTTATAGCCCGGGCTTTTATCTCCGAAAGCGTAAGAACCGTAGGTCTTATGTTCTTATCAATGAAATTAAAAATATATAATATTATTCCTATTATTATTATGAGCCAAAGTATCCATTGCTTTTTCCTGAAATAAGGATTATATCTCAATATATTTTCCCCCTCTATATTATAAGTATATGCATATAACATATCAGACTTTATTTGTATTTATTAAATTTTCATTATATAACTATTTATTAACAACAATTAATTTCTATGATATAATTAACCTAATTATATATGCCTTTTCGTATTAAGGAGGTATTTACGTGGCTGAAAATAAAAGAACACAAAAAAAGAAAAAGAAAGGAAAAAAACTTAAGATATTTTTATTAATTTTATTTTTACTTATAGTTTCTGCCATAGGCGCAGTAGGAGGTATAGTTATAGCAATAGCAAAAGACGCACCAAAGATCGATCCTACAAATATCGATTCAATTTTAAGTCAGACATCTTTTATTTTAGATCCTGAAGGAAATGAGATTGAAAAAATTCAAACTCAAGAATATAGAACTGTTGTAGATTTAGATAAAATACCAAAAAATTTACAAAACGCTTTTATTGCCATCGAAGATGAAAGATTTCGATCACATATAGGAATAGATCCAAAGGGTATTGTCAAGTCAACGATAGATAACATTAGAGCCGGAGCAATCGTAAGAGGTGCAAGTACTATAACTCAGCAGTTAGCAAGAAACCTATACTTAAATAATGACGTTAAATGGGACAGAAAAATAAAAGAGGCATATTTAGCATTACAAATTGAGAAAGTACTGACAAAAGATCAAATCTTGGAGGCTTATTTAAATAGAATATATTTAGGCCAAGGAGCTTACGGTGCTCAGGGGGCTGCCCAAACATATTTTTCAAAAAATGTGGAAGACCTGACACTTGCCCAATGTGCATTAATTGCGGGAGTAGTTAAAAGCCCTTATAAATATCCCCCATACAAAACAGTAAAGCCGGAAAATTTCGACAGCTCAACTCAATACGAAGTTGGAGAATTGGATATTTTAGGCGAGAAATATATTGCCGTATATAACGAAGACGCAGTTGAAAGGCAAAAAATTGTCCTCATGAAAATGAAAGAATTAGGCTATATAAGTGAAGAAGAATATCAAGAGGCATTAAAGGAGGACATAAAAACCGAGCTCAAGCCAGGAAGAAAAAAAATTACCGGCATCTCTTCATATTTTACTGATTATGTAAAATCCCAGGTAATCGATGCATTAGTAAATGAATTAGGATATTCAAGGGAAGACGCCGAGAATGAGTTATTTACCGGAGGATTACGAATATATTCAACTATGGATGTCGACATGCAGCATAAATTAGAGGAAATATATAAGAATTTTACTGAAGAACTTTTCAATGTAAAAAGTGCTAAAGCACCCATACTTATTGATTGGAAACTCGATAAAAATAAAAACATTTTAGGCGAAAACAATAACATCATATATTATAAACAAGAAAATTTATTTAATAAAAATTATGATTTAATAGTTGAAAAAGGAACTTTTGAATTAGGAGATACAGGGTTAAAAATAAATAATAAAAAGTTCTCCGTTTACAACAATAGCATCACCATCTCTGATTATTACAATATTAATGAAAAGAAAAATCTCGTGACTCATAATGTTGGGGCTTTATCTGTACCTGAAAAAAGTCTCACTAAAGGTGACAATAAAGAATTTCTGATTTCAAAGGAATTTTTAAATGAAAATAAAGATTTTTATTCCATTGATGAAAAAGGAAACCTTCTAATAAATTCAAAATACTTTTTCAGAAGCAGCGATGGAGTTGTACAGCCTCAATCCGCAACGGTTATATTGGATTATAGGACAGGAGAAATAAAGGCTTTAGTTGGCGGAAGGGATATCGAAGGAGCAAAATTGTTAAACAGAGCTACTTCTTCCAGAAGACAGCCCGGTTCTTCCATTAAGCCAATTGCAGTGTATCTTCCTGCTTTAGATAACGGTTATACTGCGGCTACTCCTATCGATGATGTTCCATATTATGATCATAACGGGAATATTTGGCCTAGAAATTCCTATAAGGGATATAAAGGAATAACTACCTTAAGAGCTTCCGTAGAACAATCTATTAACGTAAACTCTGTAAAAACACTGTCTGATATAGGAATAAAAACTTCAATGGAATATTTAACGAAATTGGGGATTATAAACTCGGATGATCCTAAAAATGACAGTTTCGTTTCAAGTGCTGAAAATAAAAAAAATAATGATGAAAATTTATCAGCATTAGGGCTGGGCGGAATGACGAAAGGTCTTACTCCCTTGGAGCTAACCGCGGCTTATGGAGCTATTGCAGACGGAGGTACTTATACAAAGCCCCTGTCTTTTACTAAAATATTGGATAAGGACGGCAATGTGCTTATAGAAAATACTCCTCAAAGAAATAAGGTAGTATCAGAAGGTGTAGCGTTCGTAATGTCTGATATATTGAGGACAACTGTTACTAACGGAATAGCCGGAAGGGCACAAATTCCTAATATGCCTACTGCCGGCAAAACCGGTACTACTCAAAACCAAGCTGATATTTGGTTTGTAGGTTTTACTCCCTATTATGCGGCGGGGGTGTGGATCGGAAATGATTCTCCTCAAATAACTTTAACAAAGGGAAGTTCCATGGCAGCAACATTGTGGCAAAAAATAATGACCGATGTTCACGAAGGATTGGAAAAAAAGAATTTTGAAAAACCTGATAGCATAGTGACCGCTCAAATATGTACCCAATCGGGAAAATTGCCCACAAGTTTATGTGCCCGTGATCCAAGAGGCAGTACCGTCCGCAGTGAAATTTTCGTAAAGGGGACTGTGCCTACCGAGCAGTGCGATGTTCACGTAGAGTTAGACATTGATACCGTAACAAATAAAATTGCTAACAAATATTGTCCTCCCGGAAATGTAGAAAAAAGAGTTTTCATAAAAAGAAATCCTCCGTATAAACCTGCGGAACACGGTGGAATTCTTCCTAATGATTATAAATATACTGCTCCGACGGAAGTATGTGATGTCCATAATCAGGAAAACAGTGTAAATGATTGGTTGAATGATTGGTTTAATAACGGAAACGACAATAATGATAATGGAAATGATGATAATAACGGTAATGAGAACAACAATAACGGCAATAATGAAAACAACAACGGGAATGGAAATGACGATAACAATAATTGGAATGATGATGATAATAACGGCAATAATGGGAACA is a genomic window of Acidilutibacter cellobiosedens containing:
- a CDS encoding restriction endonuclease, which codes for MDFDKKDILKKYIEDLKRKRYINNYYIGKIKKGKSTEADFLDGFFLRIIIFIGTIIILYAETGYFIFSIVVSVQITILFSLLIYNFKNKKMKKKIAQINEELVKKKILKDINNLSSNEFKEYIKDILEEYYNTTFFEYSNHLDYLFTVDNEIWGVSCFKKSQDDRIGLKDINGFMEELKKTEASRGLIVTNSYFTEELKEKGYIHIKLVDFDEIIEIIKKIGKLPKKEEIEEIIVNKRKEKLSKRVNMKEQFFSKHNILRFFFLGIILILMSNLTRYTKYYTVVGGICIALSIISGSYNLYFFIKNHDFNLQK
- a CDS encoding TIGR01906 family membrane protein, which produces MKKRICSALLFIFMPLFILLFSFQINVFNIKYFLKEYEKYNISQETHMNMEELEKTTVALMKYLAGVTKELKYSEKYSNNDITHLKDVRVLFQRGIFLEGLSLFILLWTRYFLHKKDKKLLRNTVKVSSAFSIILLLLLIILSIYDFNRYFTYFHLILFDNDYWLLDPKTDLLIRMFPESFFIDIFRRIGILFIAILSIILIYEIKNERAGD
- a CDS encoding YebC/PmpR family DNA-binding transcriptional regulator, whose product is MSGHSKWSNIKHRKGKEDARKGKVFTKLARAITVAVKEGGSEPEYNPLLKAAIEKAKIENMPNDNIDRSIKKAAGDQNENLFETINYEGYGPAGIAVLVSCLTDNRNRTASDVRHSFDKFGGNLGQSGCVSFMFDKRGLVVIKREDNIDEEELMLKAIDMGAVDFSSNDEEFEILTNPEDFNIIRDKLKEDGYDFVTAEISYIPQNTIKLSEEKDIKNMVKMIESLEDNDDVQEVYYNWEIPDDLEVE
- the nadE gene encoding NAD(+) synthase; this translates as MKNVEQVCDEVVKWLRSKVEQANKKGLIFGLSGGVDSSVVAALSKRAFPENTLGLIMPCHSNKEDEKYAHLIAKKLNINVKTVDLSSVYDEFISKMDSKTDNNLAQANVKPRLRMITLYYFAQLNNYLVAGSGNKSEATVGYFTKYGDGGVDIAPIGSFVKREVREMARFLEVPEVIITKPPTAGLWENQTDEKEMGFSYDILDDYILYGKAPENFKNRIDEMNKKSEHKRKNPEVFTLDNK
- the pepV gene encoding dipeptidase PepV, producing MDLNKKVDELKDSLIKSVEKVVKIKSVQEEPKDGMPFGEGPRKVLDCALDISKELGFKTVNMDGYIGYAEYGHGDDYVAVLGHLDVVPEGDGWKYPPYAAEIHEGKIYGRGTLDDKGPIMAALYGLKAIKDLNMPLSKRVRVIFGTNEETGSKEVEYYMKKEKAPVSGFTPDAEYPIIYAEKGITIFDVVKDLKEGCQKGYNIKSIKGGTAPNAVPAYCECIMDGDSAEELKKLAVDFSNKTGFDIKAEISGKDIVVKSYGFAAHGSSPERGKNAVMRMFAFLATLPLGNCELKDYIDFFNKYVGEETDGKSFGVYLEDKESGKLTFNVGCVEMKGNRIKLSLNVRYPVTHKVEDLINPFNKKLEGTGINIENMTHQKPLYFPASHPLIKVLQKVYEEQTGKKADLLAIGGGTYAKEMPNIVAFGPIFPGKPDLDHQANEYIEIDDLVANAKIYAHAIYELAK
- a CDS encoding sulfite exporter TauE/SafE family protein, with the protein product MKKVNLKILLIGLISGFLNGLFGSGGGTIVVPALVFLLGVDDYKAHATAISVILPLSIVSTIIYYTHKSIHLNIALFVAFGGVIGSFIGSKLLNKIPINILRKIFGSLIIFAAIRMMIK
- a CDS encoding sulfite exporter TauE/SafE family protein, with the translated sequence MKLFIIGLFSGIISGMGIGGGVILIPSLLIFTELTQQEAQGINLIVFIPVAIVALITHLKNKNIKYKLSLKIIGYGLIGAVLGSFIAGKINSKALSKYFSIFLLIIGIYELFSKTKKQ
- a CDS encoding CoA-binding protein: MEYPNMHKDEMLNKKIWAVIGASSNKEKFGYKIFKKLEEKGYDVYGINPNVDKVDGKKIYKTVKDLPVKPDVVDFVVSPQITEGMLEDLKDMGIENLWFQPGSYRQSTVEKGEKLGFKLVYNDCVLRSLH
- a CDS encoding YigZ family protein; translated protein: MEERYKTIHKKGKDEITINKSRFIGHVLPISSEEDALDFLNEIKSIYKDATHNVYGYVFGENNNIQRYSDDGEPQGTAGIPILEVIKKEDLRNVAVVVTRYFGGIKLGAGGLIRAYTKSAKIAIESGIIVEKVLHRKLIIKIDYSIYGKVENFFLSRGIIISNVIFNEAVNIEVFVSFFEKSSFISSVIDLCNGRVEIEELGEKYLSLKDCKKID
- a CDS encoding NUDIX hydrolase; this translates as MIVRNCAGGVVFHGHKVFILKNDKDEWVLPKGKIRNGFLPTETALERVKCESGIVDAEIISTAGETNYEFFSYSRQQPVFNVIIWYIMECNDEKFMINKEEGFTGGGFFDIDEAVEKITYSQDKSLVRLSYKKYLKLKEFPIGDIEKEEMLV